AAGGAAATGGGAAACACTGGtacattttttgttaaatcaacTCTCTTTCGGTCCTCAGGCCTCTCTGTAACCTCCAAGTGATCCATGTCCCCCTTAGTTCCGAATTCTGAAGGTGGGTCGCCGTCCGTCACAGACAAGTACCTCCGTGCTTGGTCGGGATCCTTAACAAAGCCCTTGGTGTGCGTAACACCATCTGGAAGCACATACGTGCACCTCAACAAGTTTTCCTTCCCAGACTTCCTACACAGAACGAAATTTCAACTACTCCGAGCCACCGCAAATGTTTCACGGCAAATCAAAAAAACATACGAACCTGGCCATGTGGAGGTCACGCGCGACGTCGAGGGAGACGGAGCAGAGCTTCTCTTTGACGTCGTCCATCAGGAAGGTCTCGTCCATGACGTTGACGGCGCGATAGGAGACGAGCTCCTTGAGGTAGTTGGTTAGGGCCTTGCCGCCGAGGTCAATGCGCTTGACGGCGTAGTTGAGCGTGAAGTTCTGGAACACGGGGGCGGCGTGGGTGAAGGAGAACCCGCAGTCCACCACCAGGCTGCACTGGGCGGCCCGGGAGCCGACATGGGGGCGGCGGCTCGCCTCGTAGAGATGGGCGAGGGAAGGCGAGTCGGCGACGTAGAGGGCTTTGAAGTTGAAATCCTCGAAGACGAGCTCGTCGGTGGCGCGTTGGACGGAGGGGAGGGCGAAGAGGGGCTCGGTCAGTAATAGGGAGGACTGGGAGGGGTTGACGTGGAGGAGGGAGGAGAAGAGGTGAGCCCAGATTTCTCGCTGGAGGTCCGGGTTGATGAGGTAGCCGCGGTCGAGGGGGCGGCGGACGGCGGCGGAGGTGAAGTCGAAGGAGTCGTCGTGGGAGGAGGAAGTGGAGGGGGGAACGAGCCATTTCTTGGAGGAGACGGGGCGGAGGAGGCAGTTGGGGAGGACGGCGGTGGGGTCACGCTCGCCGCCCAGGCCGGCCTTGATGAGGCCCCCTCCGTTGTCCAGGACCACCACAGGGTTCCACATGGCCTGACGAGGGAGAGGGATTTTGGGATGAAATgggtttgcttttttctttctttttcggtCGAACGAGAAAGGTTTACGttacttaccaaaaataaataaataagaaaataagaaagagaggaGTTTATATTTTGTTGAGAATGATTTTGTTCAGATTAGCCTTCGGGTCAATACCCACCtaaaaaattgagaaacaaCAGAACTTTTGGGAAAGTCTCATCCCATCTCAAGAGACAGGTACTAAGCAGCAAAGATAGCAAGACTCTCGGGATAGTCCAATCCGAAAAGGTAGACATCGAGCAGATATTCCTGAGAATATAAGGAAAGAGGTATGATCAGATTGGGTCCTGGGAATACAGACATCCCGAGACCGAGATTCGAGTTAGCCAGCCAAGGCCTGAGACAGGCCAGTCTCGGAAAATCAGGCATCAACcatgttagtttattggctacattatgttgacaTAATCACTACCATATTAAGGTACTACTGAAACAAGAAAGACGTAATTCAAAGAATTTTTCCGAGTTAATTTAGAATATTTTCTCCAATATGGAAAAtgcttaatatgacaagttcagtgtcacaaATATCAAGAAAGGCGATTTTCATTGTGACCATCCGGATGGCCAAAGGAAGCATCCGAACACCCATCAATGTTCGAAGAAGTGTTCAAACACCTCAGCAAACACCAATCAAAGAGAGCATATGTTCGCACAGATGTCCGGACAACCCAGCTGACATCAACTCCCAAGAGCACCTGTTCGCACAGGTGTCCGGACAACAAACTGAAGGCTATGAAcagtgaagacagcatgcaaccatccgaatgCTAAGGCTACGTCGTCTGAATACGCTACTAAAGACTTCTAAAGAaaagcgtgttatttgaagtcGGTTGTTGCTTGACGTCTGGACGTCCTCTGTCCTagtctggacgccgcctagtGAAATTCGAGTTTGTGTCAAATTAGGTTTTCCAAAGTCTATTTACTTCTAGGCTAccattttgtaagaattcggtactgaattcaTTGTGttaagagatggtgtttaggcagagattgtgaAATCAAttaactctcttagagttttattcatgtgatttgatcaacccattgaaatctagtttagggaggagccctaagttaaaAGAGTCCATTAAAGACCCTTTTAGACAAGAGGTCTAGTTGGGGAGCGTTcatgtataggtacgtgtcaaaattagaggtacgactactgcatcaggtTATGTGAATATTACTGccttataactagctttgtcttttaaatagtgagtttcttaggtttggctgccccagagcgGTTTTTCTCTTAgataagagttttcacttcgtcaccaaaatatCTCTCTTATTTACTTTTCcacatttatattttggtgaattgttgatcacacacacacacttaaattagggttcaattattatttttcaaaccgCATCCTAGATATTCTAGATGTGAATCCCACGAACTAAGGTAGACATTATAACTCAGAGATCATGCCCAGCCCCTGAAAATTCGGGATTGAAGATAATTTTCGGATATTCAAGAAGAGATCTCGCTTGGAGGATAAGAATGAAAGAATCTCGAGAGATTTGGAGAGGAGATCGTGGATCCCGAAAAATTCGGGATCCTCAGCACTCTCCAACCACATcaaaaagcctataaataggtccAAGctccaggtataaactaagactgaATTTGGGCAATTAAGCAGGTTTTTTCTCTCataaactgacttaggcatcgaagcGAGATCCTCGAAAAGGTCTCTTagtgtttgttattttgcaaaTATCTTGAAAAGCTTAAGGAACGTATTATGTTTACgtcataccgaaaactgtagtAACATATTTGATTCTATAATTCTATAAATTTTATTCGATATTCATTCAACAATGGTTGATTCattgaatttatttaatttaataacaaTTAATTCAAAGGTTTGCTCTTAGCTAAGAATGAAAACCCCAACAAAAACTCCATTTTCAAATAGGCATTGAAATTTTGGATgcatattttaaaagttatatatcAATTGGTCTCTTTGGGTCATATTCACAACCACCATCACAATAAAATAACCAAGAAATGGTGACAAAGTGATGTTCTTGAAAACTCATTCAAATATGCAAAGAAAGCATGTAACACCACCCATTCCATgccaattttttcaaattcaacacgtAAAACTTCGTCACCCTAAAAAAAATCGTGTGAGGCTTAGAAAACtgtatatatatgcatacaaaCTACAAAAGGGCTCTGATCAAAACCGAAAGGAgcaagtcatatatatatatatgcttactGCCAAAAAGCCTTTAGATATCTCGAGCTCAGTTAGTCAAGTAAACGTATCAACCTCACCTAACACCTCCTAATGGATCTTTAAGTTTTTTACATCCCTTACATGCAATTtttaataatgtatatatagaCTTTTTTTTGCTCTCTAACTAACGAGTTAGTGATTTATTGTCCCATCAATAGTTGAAGACCGTGTCCGAAGCCCCTTTAAAGATCGAGACTTGACATCAGTCTTCTTATCATTTAGTCGCACAATCAGGCTATCGATCACTAATCACAACAGAATAATGGAATAACCCTTAATTCCATCTCCCACGTTTGCCGACTGCGTTCGCCATAATGGGGATCGAAGCAATTCAAACCACCCTTCCTTGAGCCTCCAAATGCTAAGGAAAGTATACGTTTCATCAGTCCAAGTAGACCTCGAGCCCACACAAATCCTTACACACAAGGTATGGGAATCTCTCTTTTTGTCGACAAGTGGCATCTAGTCACATCAAAGGCTGCATCATgtttccaatttcaaaatttgtagGATGGAGGAATAAACTTCATTTGCAATATGAACAGTATATGAAAAGGAGGAACCGAGGTAAATAGAGAGATAAGAAAAATTTTCCACTTATATACTTCAAAAAACTAACATGCTAACTTACGCATCAGAGTGTCTTCGGCTCCAGCCAAGGATTCTTTGACGAGCTTCCTATTTCGTAGGAATAGAACCAACAATGTTCAATGAAGGTTCCATCTTAGCTCTATCATCTGGTAACTGTGGTGGTCACAGATCTTCATGGGAAAAGTGTCACAGAAATTGCACCAATAGATATATTCTTCATGCAAGCCGATTTTCAAGTAGATCGCCACAACCCAAATTTTCAAACTATCGACTTGCCTTGAGCCCACTGTTTTCTACCCAACACAACCCAAATGATCCGACCATAATTCAAATTGGAGTCTTTAATCGAGTCATTTTCAACAGCCTTATCGTCAGTTACAGGTTTcgtttttctcaaattttcaaaCTACTTCCTTCCTCCCCAACTCCTCACAATTAGCTCTAATGTTTTCGACCTCCTCACCGTAGTGGCAGAGCAACCCAATATGGGCTCAGGGAGCAAGTGGTGCCTCGTCTTGGTCAATCGATTCCACTCCAAGTGGCTAGGTTGCAATGGACGGTAGTGGCCCTCCGCCTGGGTTAAGTGGTTCCACTCCAAATGATTGTACCTCAGGTGGCAGCTCGTAGATTCGTGCCTCATTTCATGCAAGTTGGTTGTTCTTCTAGCGGTGATTGGTGTGGGAATGCCATTGTTTGTTGTGGTGGAGCTGTAACGTGGGAAAGTGAGTCAAGTGGTTTGATGGAGTTGTGGCTATGATAAGTGAGTGTTTTTGGTTGCAAGCAAGGGGTATAGTTTTCATTAACATATTCAGAGCCGCCCCATGCCAGGTGAAGCAAAGATTTTGTATAAAAGTAATGCTAAATACTACACTCTCATCTCACTAGATTGATGTGTCAATGCTCAtcaacccttaattttttattttttttaatttgttaataatgACTCATTCAATGGCTGATAGGCATTGCTAGACCAGTCTAATGGAATGGCGAGATAAATCTGATACCTTTGCTCCAGCCTATCTATATGATGTATATTACAAGAAGTGACCATCTTCCATTCTTCCATTGACAGAGGGCCAAGCTTAGATTTTTTGTTCCAATTGCTAACTCCAGGTCCCACCTATTAAAAGACTTCGATGAGATAGTCTGAATGAAAATATGGCCAAGGAAATAGAAAGGGACAGAAAAACATATGGCCTCATTAGGGGTGTAAGATGAGCCAGTTGTTCGTGAACTCAGCTCTGTTCGGTTCGGTTAAACTCAATTCGGTCtcggtttgaataataaatgagttgttcgtgaacacaataatatgttcgaatattaaatgagacatactCATATAAACTTGGTTCGACTCGGATAATCTTATATAAACtcatataacttcatttttacaaaaaaaaaaaattcgtattatttaattttgtaataagaacatcttaagtaaaaatgaataatcttcctaatatgatagatataacttgaattattgttgtgagtttaattttatagatttgtgtgtacatgagtgtgtttgtgagtatgtATTGTTATATGTGTGTGCCTGCACACATGTAATTTGTGCatgtgcataatgaatttatatacatacatataaactcgagattatattatttaagattcaagttaatttatttaatgaactcaaataataaaattttaacaattcttaattaattaatgattagtatggatttatgaaaatataagcaatcatggtatttactttatataaaaaatgaataagctAATTGAGCAGCTCGTGAAAAGATCGAGCTCAAttcgtgttcgaaataaaattaaacaagtcAAGCTTGAACAGAATATCTCGTTTGGTGATAAGTTCGAGCTCaactcgtgttcgaaataaaattaaatgaaccaagtttgaacattcaatactcaacTCAACTCGGATCGAATACAGCCCTTCATAGCCCGTATGGAAACTACATTGCAGAAAGAGAAACTAATAACAAACACTTTCATTATATTCTATATACTCTCTATTATTCCAAACCCCATATGTCTTTCACTCGCTTCGAAAGTAAGTACATAAATGAACACAGTGGCAAACAATGAAGAGCATAGAAAATCTTTCGAAACAGTGCAAGGAAGTAAAATAGTTATCCACATCATGGGAAGAACATGCCATTCATTACAAGAGCTATTTCAATAGGGTGCGTAGTAGTACCCTCCTGGCTGTGGCATCCCGTAAGGCATCATTGGTCGAGGGTTTAACggttaaactgaaaatgattttcgtcgatcattatttttgcccccaccaaacaccgaaaaatgctgaaaatattttctaaaaaacattttacgctgaaacaaacgaagcattaaactataaaataaataagtcaCTCATAACAGAGGTTGTTTAAGCCTCTAAGGTTCGTCAAGATATTTTATAAATCCTGTTTAAGTCTTTAAGGTTCGCCTAGATATTTTATAAGGGTTAATAAAAAGGTTAGTTAAGAGCATTTGTAGTGAACTCGTCTCTTTGACAACGCAATCAGTCCTTGAACCAACGCAATTTGGGGGTTGTGGACCAAGAAGGGGATGGCTTGCCAGAGATAGTCCAGTTTAGGACAGAAATCAGCGTCGAAAATGACTATGTACTCACAGTGTTTGACGCCATTGCTTGCGCTTGCTCACCGGAGATAGTTTGATTTGGTATGTTATGTTGATGCCCTTGGTGGGTTTGCTTGGTATGTTATGTTTATGCTGATACCAAATTCATGCGCAGACGATTTTGATTGGTGGGTTTGCTTCTGATTTGTATGATGGCAATACTATGATTGATATGTATGTGAAATGTGAGCTTTTGGATTGTGGGCGCAAAGTGTTTGACGAAATTGCTGAGAGGGATGTGGTTTCTCTTGCCCATCTTTGCCAATCTCTGATCCGTCGGAGGCTGCCACCGAAGAGTCGGGTTGGGTAATTCAATTTTGGTTGGTTGAAAAGTGGCtattttaaaactaataaaaaaatagtatttatttaaagtagagaatatttagaGAGTCTAGTATTTAGGGCTTTTGAAAAGTAGgaagctaaaataacaaaagtgaattttttagcCAAAATTCGCTTAAATTTTGACTAGTTCATTACAAATGCTCTAAGAATGTCAAAGTGAATTTCGTTTGGTGAatattccataattttatttatttttttcaaaaaaatcattttacttcttaaacttttattatttttgcaattttcctttcaaattaaaaactcttaattttctgtatcaaatttttaattttttgtactCTCATCTTTCCCGTTatgattttgggttaaatcaAATTGTTAAATGGTAAAATGACCATAATATCtttgtaaactttataaaattacaaaatgatcCTTAAATCacagtatttttttattttttattgtaaaaaaatgaaagtattttgaaaatttcttacttttccgttaagatttaaaggaaaatcctaacggaggtataagattgtaaattttttaaaatttgatacactaaatttagagtttttaagCTTTAGAAGATAAattgtaaaagtaataaaagtttaGGGAGTTAAGTgtaattttcataaattataattatagcatttctctttttcttaatttcttttttcttttttaactcaCCGTAACTGTAGTCTGTAACACTCTAACAGCCAGtttccgctctctctctctctctctgcgcccTGATTACTAACCCCCTTCTCCTCCCCGCCCCCCATTTCCCCTGACAGTGAAGTATGTGCCTGCCTTTTGGCAGGAGGctttttagtcttttatttatttatttaatattgagAGGGGAAGCTTAAGAGTGAAGCTTCTTAAGCTTCACGTCtcattatttttccattttaccCCAATGTAATGGAATAATACCGTCCTGCCAAAACACAAATGCACAGTATTCGAACTTTCTCAGCCCTAAAAAGTCTGCAACTCTTGTTTCATTGCGTTTGGGTAAAATGGGAAAGTGATGAGACGTCGgaatattaaaatcaaaaggCTAAAAAGCCTCCTGCCGAAAGGCATAGCTTTCGACCCATGGACTGTGCTTTACTGTCAGGAGAAATGGGGGGAGGGGAGGAGAAGGGAAAGGGGAAGGAGTTAGTAAACAGGgccaattctctctctctctctctcaagtctcaactgATTCTGCTGGCCGATTCGACTCAGCCAAGCGACCATGTTCTTCCTCCGAGTCCAAGTGGACAGCAAGCACCCTCTGGCATTGGAAATCACCAAGTTCAGGTCGACCACTAGTCCATCAAACCCTAACCCTGGCTCAAAATTCAGCCAACGCAGAGGCGTAGCGCACCTCTTCCGAAGTGCGTCTCTCTCGTCACTTCCAAACCCTAGCTCCCGATCCACGGTCCTCTTCGTCGTTTCCGTACCAAACTACCTCTCATTCGATGGTTTCATCCGCTTCTGCGGCGCCTGGATCGACACCGTCTCCGAGCTCCTTTTCATCAGGTACGCTCTTCCCCAATTACTCACAGTTCTGTTTTATAATTCAATTTGTGAATCTGAATTTCAATTCAATCCTAATTTCTGTGTTTGGTCACTGAGAAAAAATGATGAAGTGGAAACAATTTAAAGAATGAGTTTATTGGATACTGTACTCCAGGCCGATGAACCTGCAAAGGGGAGGATAACAAGGGCGGGTGACCTCACGGTGTGTGCCGACGGGAACACTCCCATGCTAAGTCAGGGTTTTTTTAGTGAGGAAGGGGAGGAAATTCATAGAGTTATTTGGGGAGAGAATAGTGCGTGGACTCTTCCCCTTTCTTTTATGGAGTGTTTCCACGGGATTGGGGGAGAGTTCAGGAATCACTGATTTGATTCTATGAACCCACTTCGTTAGGCAATTGCTCCCTTATATCGTCAGTTGGTTAAGGTACACCTGGCCCGACTATGGTCTTATGTAGACATTGTTGTCCTGGACTGGTATGCCCATTGCCTAGTCTTGATCGGCCTGACTTAACTGTAGTGTTGCTTGCAAGATGGCCTTATTAGGTTAACACTGGGTTTGGGGACCATTACCAAGGGATTATACTTGGGTACACaaaatttgattctttttttttttttgaattcttgaattttttcttAGGAGCGATGGGATGGAGAATCGGTACAGTGTCTTGATAAGGCTTGCCAACCAGTTAACAGCTGATGGATTTTATTGCAATTTTAATGGAAAGAAGTTCTCACCAGGCGAGGTAGATGATGAGCTTTGCTTGTATTATTGGTTTTGATTGCAAGCATTGTAGATTGGACTCATTGATATGTGTGttggttttttcatttttcatttttataatggttgattttttagGCTGAGGTATGCCATATTATGTTTATGATGTCTGTGGAGTACACGGAATCAGTGGAGATAGCCAGGACACCTCCCGCAGGGTGTACGGAGTTACCTACTTGCCCAGTGTGTCTTGGTGAGTTAcattttctgtttctgttctgttttggTTTGTATTAAAGAGTGCATATTGtgctacattttttttgtagaatGATGAGACTCTTGGGAATTGATGTTTGTATGGTTTCtttgaatttggtgtttgaattTTAGAGAGATTGGACCCAGACACTAGTGGAATACTGAGTACAATTTGTGACCATTCGTTTCAGTGTCCCTGCATTTCAAAAAGGACTAATTTGTCTTGCCAGGTGAGCTGATTCTCGATTCCATGAACATTTCCTCTTTGGTGTTATGTTCTAGGTTGGAgaacttaattaaataaagttATTGTTAACACAAGTTAGTTTTTGATGAGCATGTAGTTCCAACAATTTATTGTATCCGGTATCTTGACTTTGGGAATTCTCAAATGCTTTATGGATGTCAAGAAGGTGATGTTAGTACAAGGCAGGGTCATGTTGTTTCTTTGAGAATTCTCAAATTCTCAAATGCTATCATACAGCCTGAAAAAGTGTTGTTGCTTTGACGCCTTTCTGATCTggaatcttttctttttggccgTTTTGTGTTAATCTTGAAGCTCCAATATCCTTAGAGCCTTTTGAGGATCATGAAGCCCACAATTTGTCATCCCTGTCATGCTGTATTTTAGTTGGGATGCATACCCCATATAGATTTGACAAAAACAATCACAACTTTTTTGTGCAACTATAGTGGAATTAGGCTCAAAAGTATCATGTTTACTTCTGCTAAAATTACTGTTTggattaaaagaaaatgtattaTGCAAGTTCATGCTCATGATTTTAACTGGCATTATTTTATGGAAGTTAGGGTACAATACGGACATTTGCTTCAGCTTAAGGTGCATGCTACCTTGAGTTTTTTTTCCCCAGCTTATAGTGCATGCTATCTTGAGTTGATAGCCCTAGCATCTGCCTTATCTAGTGATGTCTTTAATCGTATTTCCAATAGAAGTGGCTGGATGCTGGGGTAACCATATTGAAAATGGTTTTCAATTTACTTTCAGGTCTGCCGATTCTGTCAGCAGCAAGATGAGAAACCAACTTGCTCTGTCTGTGGAACATTGGAGAACCTTTGGGTGTGCATGATATGTGGTTTTGTGGGATGTGGAAGGTAATAAACTAACTCTGGCTTCTTATTTAGGATATTTTCTTTCTGGTAGGGTTAGAATCGAAACCCTCTACGTTCATTGAACCATCTCAAGCTAATAGATGGCTTCAATGATCATGAAGGTTCTCGGAGGAGGTGTTAGATAGATTATTGGGTATTTTGTCTCTTTGAGTTATGGCGACGAGGCATGCCCTCTTAAACGAGTTTCATTCTGCTGGGGTATGCCTCTGTGCTTTTATACAGTTTCCTATTGGATATAATACTTACCTTATCCTcaccaaaaaaaagagaaaaaaaaaaaaacaagactcTAAAGTGATCAAGCACTAAAAcctaagttttattttatatttgactaCACTCTTTTGGTGTCTTCGTGATCATAGCTATcaatttttatctctttttttagATATACGGAAGGCCATGCCATGAGGCATTGGATGGATACGCAGCATTGCTACACTCTTGATATGCAAACACAAAAAATTTGGGATTATGTTGGTAGTGTTTATGTTCACCGACTGAGTCATTCCAAAGTTGATGGCGAGTTGGCAGAGACGAACTCTCATTGTATGTCATTTGAAGGCGATTGTGGTACTAGTGGATGTAGCGAGGATTCTGGAATAAGTGGGACCCTCTTTAGTAGCAAAGTTGATGCTGTATGATTCTCTTATTATAATTGCTTTCTAAAGTTACTTATGAATCTTTTTTCGGATTACACCCACTATCTCAAGTTTTAGATatgctaataatttattattactCGAATAGAGTATTTAGAACTGTGATGCTACGCTTGTACATGTCTGGTACAACTTGGGTGGTTGGACTGAGTTGGACCTTTCAATATGAAGTTCTAATATCCATAATATTTTGAGGCGATGGGTTATTTCATGTCTGGTACCATgaactttcttgttcttctccattgtgagattgCTTGTGCCTTATAGAATGGTATCTTCGGTCCTGCTAGGCTGTCTTGGATTATGCATAATTGAGTACTAGACTTGTttgcttggggggggggggcatttgtggagtttggagagaaagaaatgataaaagttTCAAAGGCCGCAAGAAGACAGTGGTGGAGCTtaagtcttttttcttcaacaCTCTTTACCTTTGGACAACTGCGTTTGTCTTTTCTAATTTgtttagttttcatgattttttttttttttttttttctcctcctagttaggtgtttctgtTGTATATTTCCTATATACTTGGGTTgcactttttgctttttaatgatatttcgattacttaaaaaaaaaaaaaaaaaagattccttttcctcttttcctcttttcctaTAGGCATGCACTAATCTTCAATTTACGTGCCTGACAACAGATTGTGGATGAGTACAACGGTCTTCTTGCAACTCAACTGGATAATCAAAGACAAGTTAACAAATTGATCCCTACTCCTTCCACCCTCCTCTCCCTATCCCATATCTTTTCCTCCTTCATTCTTTTTTCTCCCCAACCCTTGCTGGACGTGACTGGTGATATTCACTCATTAGTTTATAAATAGATCATGAAATTTCTacctgtttttcttttgttttctaggCTGAGCTCTTcttgttctatatatatttaacatctctctctctctctctctctctctctctctctccatatatatatatatatcatttgacATGATAGCTGTGGTGGAAATGCAGTTGAATGCCTATAATTTTATGTCTTTGCTGGGGATAGGGATGGGGAGCATAATTAGATGGCTTGGGACTACCTTTACTGTGTAGCCCATAGGCCCAATTGGActtcccccccaaaaaaatctCCGAAATACCCAAAcacacaatatatatttatatatatatatatatatatatatatatatatatatatatatatatatatatataaatccaaATATCACTGTCATACATTATGGAAGGGGATGTAATTGCTTGAACAGGTAGGAGTTTCTACTTGGGTTGATTTTGTCTGGGAAATTTCACAGGGATTCTTATTCTCCGTAGATGTATTTATGTTACTTATGTACTACCTTGGCCATGTGATGCTCTTATAGATTATATGCCCTCTTAACATGTCAAATTTTTCCTTTAAGAGttaatttgtttaatatttgttttgttCCAGTATTATGAATCTCTACTTGTGGAGACCAAAAGTAAAGTGGGAAGCTATATTTCAGAAGCAGTGGAGAAGGCTGTGACTTCCAAGATGCATGACATCCAAAATAAATTGGAAAAGTGTATCGAAGAAAAAAATGCTGTGGGAAATGTAAGTTTGAAGCTTAATACTAATCAAGTTTGGATATTAAAGAAAATGCTGTTGCATTTTGGTTATTTCTTCTCCGATTTTTGTGCTTATCCCTTGATTTTCTTGCTCATCTCTGCATCCCAAATCAAGGTATGTACTTCTCTACTTTGGATTTAAGCTTTGAATTTTCCTTGATTTAATTATTGAGTATTTGAAATTCTAGGGCAAAAGGTTGGGTTGTTGGGTATTttcaaaaccatttttttttatttttattttttttattgttcttggTTTGGTTCATCTTAGTTGTTTGCTGAGGTTGGAATATGTTCTATGTTTGTGCATGTTTATTTTTGGGGCACATTAGATTATCACAAGATAttgttatttctatttttactCATGCACCCCAAGTGTTCGACAAAATGCCTAAATgaatttttcttcaaagttTGGCATTTATTTTTATCCAAATTGCTTTATTACCCCGGCAGGAGATTAACAtatacttttataaaattacaattacttatcaaaaaaaaaaaaaaacatatacttTTATATGTTGTTTTGTCTGTTTttgggtatattttttttttaaaaaaaaaattttaattttttttttttttaggatatgTCTAACACTCACAAGAGGTCTAAGGTGGATGCAGTCGCAACCATCAATTCCAGGACTATAGTAATTGAGCATGGGGTCTTGAAGCCTGACATTCGAGTTGCTCCTTTTGATTTCATCTACCGGATTTTTAATGAGAATGGATGGCTAAGCATCTTTGATGCAGT
The Alnus glutinosa chromosome 14, dhAlnGlut1.1, whole genome shotgun sequence genome window above contains:
- the LOC133857907 gene encoding BRAP2 RING ZnF UBP domain-containing protein 1-like isoform X4, translating into MFFLRVQVDSKHPLALEITKFRSTTSPSNPNPGSKFSQRRGVAHLFRSASLSSLPNPSSRSTVLFVVSVPNYLSFDGFIRFCGAWIDTVSELLFIRSDGMENRYSVLIRLANQLTADGFYCNFNGKKFSPGEAEVCHIMFMMSVEYTESVEIARTPPAGCTELPTCPVCLERLDPDTSGILSTICDHSFQCPCISKRTNLSCQVCRFCQQQDEKPTCSVCGTLENLWVCMICGFVGCGRYTEGHAMRHWMDTQHCYTLDMQTQKIWDYVGSVYVHRLSHSKVDGELAETNSHCMSFEGDCGTSGCSEDSGISGTLFSSKVDAIVDEYNGLLATQLDNQRQYYESLLVETKSKVGSYISEAVEKAVTSKMHDIQNKLEKCIEEKNAVGNLVRTARSSVRTQVTKSLCSLHVRTAQWT
- the LOC133857907 gene encoding BRAP2 RING ZnF UBP domain-containing protein 1-like isoform X1: MFFLRVQVDSKHPLALEITKFRSTTSPSNPNPGSKFSQRRGVAHLFRSASLSSLPNPSSRSTVLFVVSVPNYLSFDGFIRFCGAWIDTVSELLFIRSDGMENRYSVLIRLANQLTADGFYCNFNGKKFSPGEAEVCHIMFMMSVEYTESVEIARTPPAGCTELPTCPVCLERLDPDTSGILSTICDHSFQCPCISKRTNLSCQVCRFCQQQDEKPTCSVCGTLENLWVCMICGFVGCGRYTEGHAMRHWMDTQHCYTLDMQTQKIWDYVGSVYVHRLSHSKVDGELAETNSHCMSFEGDCGTSGCSEDSGISGTLFSSKVDAIVDEYNGLLATQLDNQRQYYESLLVETKSKVGSYISEAVEKAVTSKMHDIQNKLEKCIEEKNAVGNVSLKLNTNQVWILKKMLLHFGYFFSDFCAYPLIFLLISASQIKDMSNTHKRSKVDAVATINSRTIVIEHGVLKPDIRVAPFDFIYRIFNENGWLSIFDAVNIYPRLVYEFYKNLEVVSIDKQTPCFETKVCGTTLTIDVDVISEVTDIPLSYAISTPFPDSVTQPSREELMGCFDPRGTNVWEESKNSIPIDFLQSPQHLLARIVMQNIWPISRNSDVPLNRARMIFAIINQIPFCMCKHMIMMMIEMQEDNQIALPFGGLITKILKKKLANIPANEPMDMPEGNFGKLTVMKSNAQVHRFQEQDDPVPSAPSVSSSSTEPPNAAVLSILTQITDRLQSMNTRVTDQFQSMDNRLLSLDDRFLTMDQCIQTMEADVTQIKINVRNTLRHLVPEEQRDQVP
- the LOC133857907 gene encoding BRAP2 RING ZnF UBP domain-containing protein 1-like isoform X2 — encoded protein: MFFLRVQVDSKHPLALEITKFRSTTSPSNPNPGSKFSQRRGVAHLFRSASLSSLPNPSSRSTVLFVVSVPNYLSFDGFIRFCGAWIDTVSELLFIRSDGMENRYSVLIRLANQLTADGFYCNFNGKKFSPGEAEVCHIMFMMSVEYTESVEIARTPPAGCTELPTCPVCLERLDPDTSGILSTICDHSFQCPCISKRTNLSCQVCRFCQQQDEKPTCSVCGTLENLWVCMICGFVGCGRYTEGHAMRHWMDTQHCYTLDMQTQKIWDYVGSVYVHRLSHSKVDGELAETNSHCMSFEGDCGTSGCSEDSGISGTLFSSKVDAIVDEYNGLLATQLDNQRQYYESLLVETKSKVGSYISEAVEKAVTSKMHDIQNKLEKCIEEKNAVGNDMSNTHKRSKVDAVATINSRTIVIEHGVLKPDIRVAPFDFIYRIFNENGWLSIFDAVNIYPRLVYEFYKNLEVVSIDKQTPCFETKVCGTTLTIDVDVISEVTDIPLSYAISTPFPDSVTQPSREELMGCFDPRGTNVWEESKNSIPIDFLQSPQHLLARIVMQNIWPISRNSDVPLNRARMIFAIINQIPFCMCKHMIMMMIEMQEDNQIALPFGGLITKILKKKLANIPANEPMDMPEGNFGKLTVMKSNAQVHRFQEQDDPVPSAPSVSSSSTEPPNAAVLSILTQITDRLQSMNTRVTDQFQSMDNRLLSLDDRFLTMDQCIQTMEADVTQIKINVRNTLRHLVPEEQRDQVP